Proteins encoded by one window of Silvibacterium dinghuense:
- the bcsA gene encoding UDP-forming cellulose synthase catalytic subunit — MAVPDVWKHVESGEGFFPRLSRGTLLLLGLTCMIYFAILPLTWPQQAVMGLLAILLALWLNRVSNSYIITLALMVMSMFSTFRYAWWRIGTVIDFFQDPGSKWGPLDAFFIFVLVGAETYAFIILFLGFMQTIWPLRRAPVPLPEEITEWPDVDLLIPTYNEPLSVVRYTALAALNIDWPADKLHVYILDDGKREEFRQFAEEAGVGYMTRTDNKHAKAGNINRALEKLKSPYVAIFDCDHVPTRSFMQMTMGWFLRDQNLAMLQTPHHFYSPDPFERNLHQFRTIPNEGELFYGIVQDGNDFWNATFFCGSCAVLRRTALDEIGGIAVETVTEDAHTSLRMQMNGWNTAYINIPQAAGLATERLSGHVKQRIRWARGMIQILRTDNPLFCRGLKLAQRLCYFNAMTHFMYALPRLIFLTSPLIYLLLSHTNVPGYWAAIFAYALPHLTLSNVTNSRIQGQHRHSFWNEIYETVLSPYILLPTMMALINPKLGKFDVTAKGGVVKKDFFDSRIAQPFMVLMLFNFLGLLMVIPRFFHVPGLGYFWDGTHPGTIIMNGIWTVFNIIILAVATAVARESRQQRQQVRINFTIPVRVKLSGRVSFEAETIDGSSGGFALRMKESCPLTAGQSVRIVFPLRLGDAELPATIVSHDRDTMRLQFDALTITEEELLTMVLYSRADTWLKWGESREVDNPGRSFVRILQLSRIGLRETFLTLIPRRKRSQKQRKLVPKNVASILLFPLLLAAAARLHAAPVAPVAPAASETAGSFRSAFTLRDLGMSAPVEMRGIDSTFTLPFALPQNQIVKTASLHMIYHFSPGLIPAMSHIKVMVNGSVVGVVQPPAMPAAGDAILDQTFTLPPDLLVRNNQVSFEFIGHYVMVCEDPANTVLWARVDPTSTIQINGDLLPLTDDLKFLPLPFFDAVLSQPPVVPIAFTGNPTPAVLQAAGIVASYFGVQANSRSVRFPTSIGALPTGNVVLVSDNPASLPASFNLGVLSGPTLAVRPNPTDPYGKVLIVTGADSKQLLTAAQALSLGWNGIQGATVTVQNFVPPAQRRPDDAPRWARTDRRISIADYASPEQLKTDGSAPIETFFRTPPDLYYADKNNTILHVDYRYNPIPIGSNSSVQVQVNHAYLGSLPLIPGKSATKNTAATMALPVVDLRPFSDTIDFIYTFQVQKAGGCKDTTPINMQGSILGSSYLDLRGFAHWAAMPNLDLFASAGFPFTRYADLSETEVVLPQTPSAQEIELYLTLMGHFGAQTGFPVLRVAVGDAEDMKSGVDRDFLVIGTGDDNPGMDRGEKNMSVLFSANGLSVHDTEGFFAPLHKAWWKIRQIDQQVSGEINITGLPQAVVEGFESPWTNKRSVVLINLRDSAEAEPFLARFLKVAQSSEITGTVSVLHGATFQSFRIGNAVYHVGYLPWWQALDLWFTEMPWTVAIAIFVVSFVFAIWIRTWLRRRARERLQVYQ, encoded by the coding sequence ATGGCTGTACCCGATGTCTGGAAGCACGTGGAGTCCGGTGAGGGTTTTTTCCCCCGGCTTTCACGCGGCACGCTGCTTCTACTTGGCCTGACCTGCATGATCTACTTCGCCATTCTTCCCCTCACCTGGCCTCAGCAGGCGGTGATGGGACTGCTGGCCATTCTTCTGGCGCTGTGGCTTAACCGTGTTTCGAATTCCTACATCATCACGCTGGCGCTGATGGTGATGTCGATGTTCTCCACCTTTCGCTATGCGTGGTGGCGCATCGGCACGGTGATCGATTTCTTTCAGGACCCGGGCAGCAAATGGGGCCCGCTGGATGCGTTCTTCATCTTTGTGCTGGTGGGCGCGGAAACCTACGCCTTCATCATTCTCTTTCTCGGCTTCATGCAGACGATCTGGCCGCTGCGCCGTGCTCCAGTGCCGCTTCCGGAAGAGATCACGGAGTGGCCGGATGTCGATCTGCTCATTCCGACCTACAATGAGCCGCTCAGCGTGGTGCGCTATACCGCGCTGGCGGCACTGAATATCGACTGGCCTGCGGACAAGCTGCACGTCTACATCCTGGATGACGGCAAGCGCGAAGAATTTCGCCAGTTTGCCGAGGAGGCCGGTGTCGGGTATATGACTCGCACCGACAACAAGCATGCCAAGGCCGGCAACATCAATCGCGCACTCGAGAAGCTCAAGAGCCCATATGTCGCGATCTTCGATTGCGATCACGTGCCGACGCGCAGCTTCATGCAGATGACGATGGGGTGGTTCCTGCGCGATCAGAACCTGGCGATGCTGCAGACGCCGCACCATTTCTATTCGCCCGATCCCTTTGAGCGGAACCTGCACCAGTTCCGCACGATTCCGAACGAGGGCGAACTTTTCTACGGCATCGTGCAGGACGGCAACGATTTCTGGAATGCGACCTTCTTCTGCGGCTCCTGCGCCGTGCTGCGGCGCACTGCGCTCGACGAGATCGGAGGCATTGCGGTCGAGACAGTGACTGAGGATGCGCATACTTCGCTGCGTATGCAAATGAATGGCTGGAATACGGCGTACATCAACATTCCGCAGGCTGCGGGACTTGCCACCGAGCGGCTCTCCGGCCATGTGAAGCAGCGTATTCGCTGGGCGCGCGGGATGATCCAGATTCTGCGCACCGACAACCCGCTCTTCTGCCGCGGGCTGAAGCTCGCGCAGCGCCTCTGCTACTTCAACGCCATGACGCATTTCATGTACGCGTTGCCGCGGTTGATCTTCCTTACTTCGCCGCTGATCTACCTGCTGCTTTCGCACACGAATGTGCCTGGCTACTGGGCGGCGATCTTCGCCTACGCGCTGCCGCACCTCACGCTCTCGAATGTGACGAACTCGCGCATCCAGGGACAGCATCGCCATTCCTTCTGGAACGAAATATACGAAACCGTACTTTCGCCTTACATCCTGCTGCCGACGATGATGGCTCTGATCAACCCCAAGCTGGGCAAGTTCGACGTGACGGCCAAGGGTGGCGTGGTGAAGAAGGACTTCTTCGATTCGCGCATTGCACAGCCGTTCATGGTGCTCATGCTGTTCAATTTCCTCGGGCTGCTGATGGTGATTCCCCGCTTCTTCCATGTTCCGGGGCTCGGCTATTTCTGGGACGGCACGCACCCGGGGACGATCATCATGAACGGCATCTGGACGGTGTTCAACATCATCATCCTGGCCGTGGCGACGGCTGTGGCGAGGGAATCACGGCAGCAGCGCCAGCAGGTGCGGATCAACTTTACGATCCCGGTGCGCGTGAAGCTCTCTGGGCGGGTCAGCTTCGAGGCGGAGACGATCGACGGATCGAGCGGCGGCTTTGCCCTGCGCATGAAGGAGTCCTGTCCGCTCACTGCCGGACAGAGCGTCCGTATCGTGTTCCCACTGCGTCTCGGAGATGCAGAGCTGCCTGCGACGATCGTCTCCCACGACAGGGATACGATGCGTCTGCAGTTCGATGCCCTGACGATCACCGAAGAAGAGCTACTGACGATGGTGCTCTACTCGCGCGCCGACACCTGGCTGAAATGGGGAGAATCACGCGAAGTCGATAATCCCGGGCGCAGCTTCGTCCGCATTTTGCAGCTTTCCCGCATCGGGCTTCGCGAAACCTTCCTCACGCTGATCCCCAGGCGGAAGAGGTCTCAGAAGCAGAGAAAACTCGTGCCCAAGAACGTCGCTTCCATTCTGCTCTTTCCGCTGCTGCTTGCCGCCGCGGCCCGCCTCCATGCCGCGCCTGTTGCACCCGTTGCTCCTGCTGCCAGCGAGACTGCAGGAAGCTTCCGCTCGGCGTTCACGCTGCGCGATCTCGGCATGAGCGCGCCGGTCGAGATGCGGGGTATCGACAGCACCTTCACCCTGCCGTTTGCGCTGCCGCAGAACCAGATCGTGAAGACGGCTTCGCTGCACATGATCTATCACTTTTCGCCGGGCCTCATTCCAGCCATGAGCCACATCAAGGTGATGGTCAACGGCTCGGTTGTCGGCGTGGTGCAGCCGCCGGCCATGCCAGCGGCCGGCGATGCGATCCTCGACCAGACCTTCACGCTTCCTCCCGACCTGCTGGTGCGCAACAACCAGGTCAGCTTCGAGTTCATCGGTCACTACGTGATGGTCTGCGAAGACCCGGCCAACACTGTGCTCTGGGCACGTGTCGATCCGACTTCGACGATCCAGATCAACGGAGATCTTTTGCCGCTGACCGACGATCTCAAATTTCTGCCGCTCCCGTTCTTCGACGCGGTTCTCAGTCAGCCTCCTGTGGTCCCGATTGCGTTTACCGGGAATCCGACTCCTGCTGTTTTGCAGGCAGCGGGCATCGTGGCTTCTTACTTTGGTGTGCAGGCCAATTCGCGTTCTGTGCGTTTTCCCACTTCTATCGGCGCGCTTCCGACTGGCAATGTTGTTCTGGTCTCCGATAATCCCGCGAGCCTGCCTGCGAGTTTCAATCTTGGCGTGCTGAGCGGTCCCACGCTTGCGGTGCGGCCCAATCCCACCGATCCCTATGGCAAGGTGCTTATCGTTACCGGAGCGGACAGCAAGCAGTTGCTGACTGCTGCGCAGGCTCTGTCTCTCGGATGGAACGGCATCCAGGGGGCAACGGTCACGGTGCAGAACTTTGTCCCGCCGGCGCAGCGCCGTCCTGACGACGCGCCGCGCTGGGCGCGTACGGACCGCCGCATCTCAATTGCCGATTATGCCAGCCCGGAGCAGTTGAAGACCGATGGTTCGGCTCCGATCGAAACCTTCTTCCGCACTCCGCCCGACCTTTACTACGCGGATAAGAACAATACGATCCTGCACGTCGATTACCGCTATAACCCGATCCCCATCGGCTCCAATTCGAGCGTGCAGGTGCAGGTGAACCATGCTTATCTCGGCTCTCTGCCGCTGATTCCTGGGAAGTCCGCGACGAAGAATACTGCGGCCACCATGGCGTTGCCGGTGGTCGATCTGCGGCCGTTCTCCGACACGATCGATTTCATCTACACCTTTCAGGTACAGAAGGCCGGAGGCTGCAAGGACACGACGCCGATCAACATGCAGGGCTCGATCCTGGGCAGCTCGTATCTCGATCTGCGCGGCTTTGCTCACTGGGCTGCGATGCCCAATCTCGATCTCTTTGCCAGCGCGGGCTTTCCGTTTACCCGTTATGCCGACCTGAGCGAGACGGAAGTAGTGCTGCCACAGACCCCATCGGCGCAGGAGATCGAACTTTATCTCACGCTCATGGGGCACTTCGGAGCACAGACAGGCTTTCCCGTGCTGCGCGTCGCCGTGGGTGATGCGGAGGACATGAAGAGCGGTGTGGACAGGGATTTTCTTGTCATCGGAACAGGAGACGATAACCCCGGGATGGATCGTGGCGAGAAGAATATGTCCGTCCTCTTCTCGGCCAACGGTCTCAGCGTGCATGATACGGAGGGATTCTTCGCGCCGCTGCATAAGGCGTGGTGGAAGATTCGTCAGATCGACCAGCAGGTCTCCGGTGAGATCAACATCACTGGCCTGCCGCAGGCTGTGGTCGAGGGCTTCGAATCGCCATGGACCAACAAGCGTTCTGTGGTCCTTATCAACCTGCGCGACTCTGCTGAGGCAGAACCATTTCTGGCACGTTTCCTGAAGGTTGCGCAGTCGTCGGAGATCACAGGCACCGTCAGCGTATTGCATGGGGCGACATTCCAGTCCTTCCGCATCGGCAACGCGGTGTATCACGTGGGCTATCTGCCCTGGTGGCAGGCGCTCGACCTCTGGTTCACGGAGATGCCGTGGACGGTTGCCATTGCCATCTTCGTGGTGTCGTTTGTCTTCGCAATCTGGATTCGCACGTGGCTGCGGCGGCGTGCCCGTGAACGACTGCAGGTTTATCAATGA
- a CDS encoding cellulose synthase operon protein YhjQ/BcsQ, whose translation MSAEKHTTPPAAAESVSALPEDIATLYSWANLHGIKYRDFSSTRQEFRSQPRPRRVEVEPPVEEAATGKAALEKPEAVAEPVVAQAAKPVAAEAASPAIPVEMSAPLPIASVPIAAPAMAAEPPAAPARVSAPVVEPLPEPASRGFWEELAAAPAANFERELPRAAAPFRTPAPAERLRVSDRWYALNRIAGQPEPYRVSEQGLRTPVLAVFSLAGGVGKTGLVATLGRALAAFGEEVLLVDTNPYGMLHLYYGAQESRPGVVRSFTGGDQDAAVRLLSTGAPSSRLADLLQQHAGRASRILIDIATASADLLRQIARFSPRVLVPLTPDIHSLASLQTLEECFARMFTHADERDVHLLEPVYLLNGFDPAVPLHVEVREILRQRLGDRLLPFALHCSTALSEALAEGMTVMDYSPGAPVAEDYASLASWVRRFAAPADGTIRGRRWSEQERSS comes from the coding sequence ATGAGCGCTGAAAAGCACACCACCCCCCCGGCCGCGGCCGAATCTGTTTCTGCATTACCCGAGGACATTGCCACCCTTTACTCCTGGGCCAATCTCCACGGCATCAAGTATCGCGACTTCAGCTCCACGCGGCAGGAGTTCCGCTCTCAGCCTCGTCCCCGACGGGTTGAGGTCGAGCCCCCAGTCGAGGAGGCCGCCACCGGGAAAGCTGCGCTGGAAAAACCGGAAGCGGTTGCAGAGCCGGTCGTCGCGCAGGCGGCGAAGCCGGTTGCCGCCGAAGCGGCTTCTCCCGCGATCCCCGTCGAGATGTCGGCTCCGCTCCCGATAGCCAGCGTCCCTATCGCCGCACCGGCTATGGCTGCTGAACCGCCTGCTGCGCCGGCCCGGGTTTCGGCTCCGGTCGTCGAGCCCCTTCCTGAACCAGCGTCCCGCGGTTTCTGGGAAGAGCTGGCCGCTGCGCCTGCGGCGAATTTCGAAAGGGAATTGCCGCGAGCGGCGGCGCCTTTCCGCACCCCGGCTCCGGCGGAGAGGTTGCGCGTCTCTGACCGCTGGTATGCGCTCAACCGCATTGCCGGTCAGCCTGAACCGTATCGTGTTTCGGAGCAGGGGCTTCGGACACCTGTCCTTGCTGTTTTTTCGCTGGCTGGGGGCGTCGGCAAGACGGGGCTCGTGGCCACCCTGGGACGGGCGCTTGCTGCCTTCGGAGAAGAGGTGCTGCTCGTGGACACGAATCCCTACGGGATGCTGCACCTCTATTACGGCGCGCAGGAGAGCCGTCCCGGCGTGGTTCGCAGCTTTACCGGCGGCGATCAGGACGCGGCGGTCCGGCTTCTGAGCACCGGTGCGCCGTCTTCTCGCCTGGCCGATCTTCTACAGCAGCATGCGGGCCGTGCCAGCCGCATCCTGATCGATATCGCTACGGCCTCGGCCGATCTTCTGCGCCAGATTGCCCGTTTTTCTCCGCGGGTTCTGGTGCCGCTTACTCCGGATATTCACTCGCTGGCTTCGCTGCAGACGCTCGAGGAGTGCTTTGCGCGCATGTTCACGCATGCGGATGAGAGGGATGTCCATCTTCTGGAGCCGGTGTATCTGTTGAATGGCTTCGATCCTGCTGTTCCGCTGCATGTCGAGGTGCGCGAGATTCTGCGTCAGCGGCTGGGGGACCGGCTTCTGCCTTTTGCGCTCCACTGCTCGACTGCGCTCTCCGAGGCCCTGGCGGAAGGCATGACCGTGATGGACTACTCGCCGGGCGCCCCAGTTGCCGAAGATTATGCCTCTCTCGCCTCCTGGGTACGCCGCTTCGCGGCTCCCGCAGATGGAACTATCCGCGGCCGCCGCTGGAGCGAGCAGGAACGGAGCTCATAG
- a CDS encoding UDP-glucose--hexose-1-phosphate uridylyltransferase: MSSSALQFPHRRYNPLRREWVLISPHRTQRPWQGEVNPSSGFSDVHYDPSCYLCPGNTRAGGHVTPPYESVYIFDNDYAALLPDSPAPPQDVHPLLHAERERGRCKVLCFHPDHSLTLPRMRLEDIRKVVDAWTEEYIALAAVPELNYVQIFENRGAMMGASNPHPHCQIWATEHVPDEPAAETEAQRDYLAEHKSCLLCDYLKVELGEKTRVVCENEDFAAVVPWWAVWPFETLVLAKRHLGSMAEFTDREKTSLADILKQVTTRYDNLFEVSFPYTMGFHQSPVDGSDHPEWHFHAHFYPPLLRSATVRKFMVGFEMLGMPQRDITPEGAAERLQQLSSTHFTLK, translated from the coding sequence GTGTCATCCTCTGCATTGCAATTCCCGCACCGCCGCTACAATCCTCTCCGCCGCGAATGGGTGCTGATTTCGCCGCATCGCACCCAGCGCCCCTGGCAGGGTGAGGTCAACCCATCTTCGGGGTTTTCCGATGTGCATTACGACCCCAGCTGCTACCTCTGTCCGGGCAATACGCGTGCCGGTGGGCATGTCACGCCTCCATATGAAAGCGTGTACATTTTCGACAACGATTATGCAGCTCTGCTGCCCGATTCGCCTGCGCCGCCGCAGGATGTGCATCCGCTGCTCCATGCCGAGCGCGAGCGCGGCCGCTGCAAGGTCCTTTGTTTCCATCCTGATCACAGCCTGACGCTGCCGCGTATGCGGCTCGAGGATATCCGCAAGGTCGTGGACGCCTGGACGGAGGAGTACATCGCGCTTGCGGCTGTGCCGGAGCTGAATTACGTCCAGATTTTTGAGAACCGCGGGGCCATGATGGGCGCCAGCAATCCTCACCCGCACTGCCAGATCTGGGCCACCGAGCACGTGCCGGATGAGCCGGCCGCCGAGACAGAGGCGCAGCGCGATTATCTTGCCGAGCACAAGAGCTGCCTGCTTTGCGACTATCTGAAGGTCGAGCTGGGCGAGAAGACCCGCGTGGTCTGCGAGAACGAGGACTTTGCCGCCGTGGTGCCCTGGTGGGCGGTGTGGCCGTTCGAGACACTGGTGCTGGCTAAGCGCCATCTCGGCTCGATGGCGGAGTTCACCGACCGTGAGAAGACCTCGCTGGCCGACATTCTGAAGCAGGTCACCACCCGCTATGACAACCTGTTCGAGGTGAGCTTCCCCTACACGATGGGCTTCCACCAGTCGCCGGTGGACGGTTCAGATCATCCGGAGTGGCATTTCCATGCCCACTTCTATCCTCCGCTGCTGCGTTCGGCAACTGTGCGTAAGTTCATGGTGGGATTCGAGATGCTGGGCATGCCACAGCGCGATATCACGCCCGAGGGCGCAGCCGAGCGACTGCAACAGCTCTCTAGCACGCACTTCACCTTGAAGTAG
- a CDS encoding DinB family protein, protein MSSIADRSSIPAWFERRFDFAFPVSLLPNLRMRLHGTPARLEEVLRGVSREALVRKPEGKWSAQEQAGHLLQLEPLWLARVHDYARDSVNLTPTDLANAATDLADYNSWPLEEILAGFRSARMALFDAVEALDPALAAHTLPHPRLKTPFRLVDHLFFVAEHDDHHLAHIWELLHRKPQP, encoded by the coding sequence ATGAGTTCTATCGCTGACCGCAGCAGCATTCCTGCGTGGTTCGAGCGTCGCTTCGACTTCGCTTTTCCTGTTTCGTTGCTGCCCAACCTGCGGATGCGGTTGCATGGCACTCCTGCCCGCCTGGAAGAGGTTCTGCGCGGCGTCAGCCGGGAGGCTCTGGTGCGTAAGCCGGAAGGGAAGTGGTCGGCACAGGAGCAGGCAGGGCATCTTCTCCAGCTCGAGCCGCTCTGGCTTGCGCGGGTGCATGACTATGCCCGCGACAGCGTCAACCTCACGCCCACCGACCTTGCCAATGCTGCCACAGACCTGGCCGATTACAACTCCTGGCCGCTGGAAGAGATTCTTGCCGGCTTCCGCAGTGCCCGCATGGCACTGTTCGATGCCGTCGAGGCGTTAGATCCGGCGCTCGCTGCGCATACGCTTCCGCATCCACGTCTCAAAACCCCTTTCCGGCTTGTGGATCACCTTTTCTTTGTCGCGGAACACGACGACCACCACCTTGCCCACATATGGGAATTGCTCCATCGCAAGCCGCAGCCGTAG
- a CDS encoding ATP-grasp domain-containing protein, producing MSQPRKERLLCISSYVKGHAFLRQAEAMGCKVVLLTLDKHRDAEWPFESLEAFETMPAGLTLEQITNTVTWLARTHRFDRIVALDEFDMETAAHLREHMRIPGMGRTLTAHFRDKLAMRFEAERAGALVPDFIGIFNYDDLREWMDSVPGPWLLKPRSEASAIGIRRIMEPDELWRALDELGDRQSYFLLERFIPGQIYHVDSIISERDVLFTSVSRYGQPPMKVMHEGGVFTTRILDRTSPEVRALTGINGELVPRMGMVRGVTHAEYIHGEDGRYYFLEVAARVGGAFISDVVRHATGIDLWAEWARIEINHLRYQSYALPKQEELYAGSVLCLARTAQPDTSDFNAPEIVERIDKHHHAGLILRSPDPARVKTLLEDYSTQFAERFLATAPVPDKPTA from the coding sequence ATGAGCCAGCCTCGGAAAGAGCGCCTCCTCTGCATCTCCTCCTATGTCAAGGGCCATGCCTTTCTGCGTCAGGCCGAAGCGATGGGCTGCAAGGTTGTCCTGCTGACGCTCGACAAACACCGCGATGCGGAGTGGCCCTTCGAGAGCCTCGAAGCCTTTGAGACCATGCCGGCCGGTCTTACGCTCGAGCAGATCACCAATACCGTGACCTGGCTGGCTCGCACGCACCGCTTCGACCGCATTGTTGCGCTCGACGAATTCGACATGGAGACGGCCGCGCATCTCCGCGAGCACATGCGCATTCCCGGCATGGGGCGCACGCTGACCGCGCACTTCCGCGACAAGCTGGCCATGCGCTTCGAGGCCGAGCGCGCCGGTGCTCTGGTGCCTGACTTTATCGGCATCTTCAACTATGACGATCTCCGCGAGTGGATGGATTCCGTGCCCGGGCCGTGGCTGCTGAAGCCGCGCTCCGAGGCTTCGGCCATCGGCATCCGCCGGATCATGGAACCGGATGAGCTCTGGCGCGCTCTGGATGAATTGGGCGACCGGCAGAGCTATTTCCTCCTCGAGCGCTTCATCCCCGGGCAGATCTATCACGTCGATTCGATCATCAGCGAGCGCGATGTCCTCTTCACCTCGGTGAGCCGTTACGGCCAGCCGCCGATGAAGGTGATGCACGAGGGCGGTGTTTTCACCACGCGCATCCTCGACCGCACCTCGCCCGAAGTCCGCGCTCTCACCGGCATCAACGGAGAGCTGGTGCCGCGCATGGGGATGGTCCGCGGTGTGACCCACGCGGAATATATCCACGGCGAGGACGGCCGTTACTACTTCCTCGAGGTCGCAGCTCGTGTAGGTGGTGCGTTCATCTCGGATGTGGTTCGCCATGCCACAGGTATCGATCTATGGGCGGAGTGGGCGCGCATCGAGATCAACCATCTCCGCTACCAGAGCTACGCGCTGCCGAAGCAGGAAGAGCTTTATGCGGGCAGCGTGCTGTGCCTGGCGCGCACGGCGCAGCCCGATACCTCGGACTTCAACGCGCCGGAGATCGTCGAGCGCATCGACAAGCATCATCATGCCGGGCTGATCCTCCGCTCGCCCGATCCTGCCCGGGTAAAAACGCTTCTCGAGGATTACAGCACGCAGTTCGCCGAGCGCTTCCTGGCGACGGCTCCGGTGCCGGATAAGCCCACGGCGTAG
- a CDS encoding DUF4254 domain-containing protein, with protein sequence MSELQENTLVSLLDASAVTALQDATTAAWHGEATGYPLKPANELMAAVLELHRANFELWHIEDQARVPGASDRQIAETKRAIDKVNQRRNDLAEQTDVRLLETLEAHGLPRAAAELHSESPGLMLDRLSILALKIYHTREEVQRENAPEGHRQRNEIRLAVLLTQRDDLAGCLGALWQNILSGERRFKVYRQMKMYNDPSLNPAVYGTQKSPAGTPEDTAQKDEEKSI encoded by the coding sequence ATGAGTGAATTGCAAGAGAATACGCTGGTTTCCCTGCTCGACGCGTCCGCAGTGACGGCGCTGCAGGATGCCACCACTGCGGCATGGCATGGCGAAGCGACCGGCTACCCGCTGAAACCCGCAAATGAACTGATGGCAGCGGTGCTCGAACTGCACCGCGCCAACTTCGAGCTGTGGCACATTGAGGACCAGGCGCGCGTGCCTGGAGCGAGCGACCGTCAGATTGCCGAGACCAAGCGGGCCATCGACAAGGTGAACCAGCGGCGCAACGATCTGGCCGAACAGACCGACGTGCGCCTGCTCGAGACCCTCGAAGCGCATGGGCTGCCACGCGCCGCAGCTGAACTGCACTCGGAATCGCCCGGCCTGATGCTCGACCGGCTGTCGATTTTGGCGCTGAAAATCTATCACACCCGCGAAGAGGTGCAGCGCGAGAACGCGCCCGAAGGCCACCGGCAACGCAACGAAATCCGGCTGGCGGTGTTATTGACGCAACGAGACGATCTCGCCGGATGCCTCGGCGCGCTGTGGCAGAACATCCTCAGCGGAGAACGGCGTTTCAAGGTCTACCGGCAGATGAAGATGTATAACGATCCTTCGCTGAACCCCGCGGTCTATGGCACGCAAAAAAGCCCGGCGGGGACACCGGAAGACACAGCGCAGAAGGACGAGGAAAAGAGCATCTGA
- a CDS encoding TPR end-of-group domain-containing protein: MQEARSAGAKNRAQAAGIEKKTKTQSAESAPFEQFQRAVQLMQEGKYDKARDLFAQLSSEGIPELADRSRVYLAVCSRYSSRESLNFASMEERYDYAVSLLNQGQYEDARDQFEGMLERNPDADYAHYGLALLNSMTGQAEECLEHLSRAIELNSRNRLQARSDADFADMADDPRFTELLYPETQ, translated from the coding sequence ATGCAGGAAGCACGCTCCGCAGGCGCCAAGAATCGCGCCCAGGCGGCCGGCATCGAAAAAAAAACCAAGACGCAGAGCGCGGAGTCCGCACCCTTCGAGCAGTTTCAGCGTGCCGTTCAGCTGATGCAGGAGGGCAAGTATGACAAGGCGCGGGATCTCTTCGCACAACTGTCCAGCGAAGGCATTCCGGAGCTGGCCGACCGCTCGCGCGTCTACCTCGCGGTCTGCTCACGCTACTCCTCCCGCGAGAGCCTGAACTTCGCCAGCATGGAAGAGCGGTACGACTACGCGGTCTCGCTGCTGAACCAGGGACAGTACGAGGACGCTCGCGATCAGTTCGAAGGCATGCTGGAACGCAATCCCGACGCGGACTACGCACACTACGGGCTCGCGCTTCTGAACAGCATGACCGGACAGGCGGAGGAATGCCTCGAGCACCTCTCGCGAGCCATCGAGCTGAACTCGCGCAATCGCCTCCAGGCACGCAGCGATGCGGACTTCGCCGACATGGCCGACGATCCGCGCTTCACCGAGCTGCTGTATCCGGAGACGCAGTAG
- a CDS encoding gluconeogenesis factor YvcK family protein: MPLDPPRPQSPQIARRSFRVVAMGGGTGLSTLLRGLKKYVPSVTGSTPGSCDDIPCLISDLAAVVTVTDDGGSSGRLRKDFNMLPPGDLRNCMVALSEDEYLLAQLFGHRFRSGGELEGHSFGNLFVAALAEMTGDFGHAVKLAAEVLATRGHIYPATVADVRLRARMADGTTVEGETNITASRVPIAELMLDPAIVEPMPETLEAIAKADLITIGPGSLYTSLITNLLVRGIPEALGAAKGTRVYIANLMTQANESLHLTASQHIERIYDHARQPIFDYALVNTAPVSAAIRERYAAEGAEVIDADVERIEALGIRCISGDFAAEGNVLRHAADRVAAKALELALAGRG, from the coding sequence ATGCCCCTCGACCCTCCCCGGCCCCAAAGTCCCCAGATTGCACGGCGCAGCTTTCGCGTCGTCGCCATGGGCGGCGGAACCGGCCTCTCCACGCTGCTGCGCGGCCTGAAGAAATACGTCCCCTCGGTAACCGGAAGCACGCCCGGCAGCTGCGACGACATTCCCTGCCTCATCAGCGATCTGGCCGCGGTCGTCACCGTGACCGACGACGGCGGTTCCAGCGGGCGCCTGCGCAAGGACTTCAACATGCTTCCACCCGGCGACCTGCGCAACTGCATGGTCGCGCTCTCGGAAGACGAATACCTCCTTGCTCAGCTCTTCGGACACCGCTTTCGCAGCGGAGGCGAACTCGAAGGACACAGCTTCGGCAATCTCTTCGTTGCCGCCCTTGCGGAGATGACCGGCGACTTCGGCCACGCCGTCAAGCTCGCGGCAGAGGTGCTGGCCACGCGCGGACACATCTATCCGGCCACGGTGGCAGATGTGCGCCTGCGCGCGCGCATGGCCGACGGCACCACCGTCGAAGGCGAGACCAACATCACCGCCAGCCGCGTGCCCATCGCCGAACTGATGCTCGATCCCGCCATCGTCGAGCCCATGCCGGAGACCCTCGAGGCCATCGCCAAGGCGGATCTCATCACCATCGGCCCCGGCTCTCTCTACACGAGCCTGATTACGAATCTTTTAGTCCGCGGCATTCCCGAAGCGCTGGGCGCGGCCAAGGGCACGCGCGTCTACATCGCCAACCTGATGACGCAGGCCAACGAAAGCCTGCATCTGACTGCATCACAGCACATCGAGCGCATCTACGACCACGCCCGCCAGCCGATCTTCGACTACGCGCTGGTCAACACCGCGCCGGTCTCCGCAGCCATCCGCGAGCGTTACGCCGCGGAAGGTGCCGAGGTCATCGACGCAGATGTCGAACGCATCGAAGCGCTCGGCATCCGCTGCATCTCCGGAGACTTTGCCGCTGAAGGCAACGTGCTGCGCCACGCCGCAGACCGGGTCGCAGCCAAGGCGCTCGAACTGGCGCTGGCCGGACGCGGGTAG